The proteins below come from a single Excalfactoria chinensis isolate bCotChi1 chromosome 7, bCotChi1.hap2, whole genome shotgun sequence genomic window:
- the LOC140255106 gene encoding interferon lambda-3, whose protein sequence is MVRYGFTIILMGTLGSLLVGAFPRLTPKKSCSLSKYQFPAPSELKAVQRMKEQFEDIMLLTNRKCNTRLFHRKWNTAELSVPDRITLVEAELDLTITMLTNPTTQRLAETCQQPLAFLTQVQEDLRDCLALEAPSHQPSGRLRHWLQKLETAKKKETAGCLEASAILHIFQVLNDLRCTAQREDCT, encoded by the exons ATGGTACGCTACGGATTCACGATCATATTGATGGGGACCCTGGGGTCCCTCCTGGTGGGTGCCTTCCCCCGGCTCACCCCAAAGAAGAGCTGCAGCCTCTCCAAGTACCAGTTCCCTGCACCTTCAGAGCTGAAGGCAGTGCAGAGAATGAAGGAGCAGTTT GAAGACATCATGCTGTTAACCAACCGAAAATGCAACACCAGACTCTTCCATCGGAAGTGGAACACGGCCGAGCTGTCG GTACCTGACCGAATCACGCTGGTGGAGGCGGAGCTGGACCTCACCATCACCATGCTGACAAACCCCACAACCCAGAGGCTGGCTGAGACGTGCCAACAGCCCCTGGCCTTCCTTACCCAAGTCCAGGAGGACCTGCGAGACTGC TTGGCCCTCGAGGCACCTTCACATCAGCCCTCTGGGAGACTGAGGCACTGGCTGCAGAAGCTGGAGACAGCCAAAAAGAAG GAGACTGCTGGCTGCCTGGAGGCCTCGGCCATCCTCCACATCTTCCAAGTACTGAACGACCTGCGTTGCACAGCCCAGCGTGAGGACTGCACTTAA